One Anopheles marshallii chromosome 3, idAnoMarsDA_429_01, whole genome shotgun sequence genomic region harbors:
- the LOC128712765 gene encoding uncharacterized protein LOC128712765, with protein MADQRPSTSQQQQQNQQQQQQHENRQGRKRRLSMNRKKGNKKGARKQDESVEPIISKLLPPVIQSLSTCPPDGEMSALIAALQPLPEEVDTALNMVKDDLHRVLQLYNDKVTIYEFGSIKSALLLKDSDIDFYIHYASEKNDRAEQTKLIHIICSRMDRDPCFTGMVKILGAKVPLLRAVHVRTNLQCDINFSNARGCYNSKFIHAIMKYDVRIHQLTMIVKFWAQCAYILTPHKQMNSYCLIMMVIFYLQTRKLPVIPSIEDMQKGIGRIEFGPWNLGYPQEIRYKTLNANTVKGLLMGFFKYYLEFDFAKNVISPFVGRLFSLEELEKKTIRELVPYYRAVEREDYPEFVSGPCVSIQDPFELNVNVGKVLRMGALLDQMKLSLKHAYDLCQRLQSKEFSKLLIALFTDVQRCPKKVKETKNPNAPTPSTSSSASPSSTTINGTVAPQPGPSVGSSVPQTGSKYTCRLPPFENELYLVKQILQARDPGRKTIITEERIRQLWLDCMPDFIEDILRKLYMVKVELIDTPAVAGESGANRTYQLTCERQVFIARKRISISNEEDLKREIEISKSKWERNHQLQFNTRAEMVAVDGAIELRVPIDQPKNGPFRLFIDTCFLVHIRKCLRGYFMVMLAKAKEKARQSKQELATVHGHGMDGTVDKKAPVQVLPAQPNDGMGNMELSNSIREQADRSPALEASMGQPMSIDRETNNTGTTVVRSTNES; from the exons ATGGCAGATCAGCGACCAAGCACTTC tcaacagcaacagcagaatcagcaacagcaacagcagcatgaaAATCGTCAAGGTCGAAAACGCAGACTATCGATGAATCGAAAGAAGGGCAATAAGAAAGGTGCTCGGAAACAGGACGAAAGTGTGGAACCGATAATTAGTAAGCTTCTTCCGCCGGTCATTCAAAGTTTGAGCACGTGTCCGCCGGACGGTGAAATGAGTGCGTTAATTGCTGCCCTCCAACCCTTACCCGAGGAGGTAGATACAGCGCTCAATATGGTAAAGGACGATCTGCATCGCGTGCTTCAGCTGTACAACGATAAAGTCACTATCTATGAGTTCGGTTCGATCAAATCGGCCTTGCTGCTGAAGGACAGCGATATCGACTTTTACATTCATTATGCGAGCGAGAAGAACGACCGTGCTGAGCAGACGAAACTGATCCATATCATATGCTCCCGCATGGATAGGGATCCTTGCTTTACCGGTATGGTAAAGATACTTGGGGCCAAGGTGCCGCTGCTGCGTGCCGTGCACGTGCGTACGAATCTTCAGTGCGACATCAATTTCAGCAATGCGCGTGGTTGCTACAACAGCAAGTTTATCCACGCCATCATGAAGTACGACGTGCGGATCCATCAGCTGACGATGATAGTGAAGTTTTGGGCACAGTGTGCCTACATTCTCACGCCCCACAAGCAAATGAACTCGTACTGTCTCATCATGATGGTGATATTTTACCTGCAGACGCGCAAACTACCCGTAATACCATCGATCGAGGACATGCAGAAAGGTATCGGACGGATCGAGTTTGGACCGTGGAATTTGGGCTATCCGCAGGAAATTCGCTACAAAACACTGAACGCCAACACGGTCAAGGGGCTGCTGATGGGCTTCTTCAAGTACTACTTGGAGTTTGATTTTGCTAAGAATGTGATCTCGCCGTTCGTCGGAAGGTTGTTTTCGCTGGAGGAGCTCGAGAAGAAGACGATCCGCGAGCTGGTACCGTATTACCGGGCGGTAGAACGCGAAGACTATCCGGAGTTTGTCAGTGGCCCGTGCGTATCGATACAGGATCCGTTCGAGCTGAACGTAAACGTTGGGAAGGTGCTGCGCATGGGTGCCCTGTTGGATCAGATGAAGCTGAGCCTGAAGCACGCGTACGACCTTTGCCAGCGGCTTCAGAGCAAGGAATTTTCCAAGCTGCTCATAGCTCTGTTTACCGATGTGCAGCGGTGTCCCAAGAAAGTGAAAGAGACAAAGAACCCGAATGCTCCCACACCGTCCACTTCATCGAGTGCAAGTCCGAGCAGCACAACGATCAATGGTACGGTAGCACCGCAACCGGGTCCATCCGTTGGCAGTAGCGTACCACAGACCGGGTCCAAGTACACATGCCGTTTGCCACCGTTCGAGAATGAGCTGTACCTGGTGAAGCAGATACTGCAGGCACGGGATCCGGGCCGTAAAACGATCATCACGGAGGAACGGATCAGACAACTTTGGTTGGATTGTATGCCTGACTTTATTGAGGACATTCTGCGCAAGCTGTACATGGTGAAGGTGGAACTGATCGACACTCCGGCTGTTGCTGGTGAATCGGGCGCTAATCGTACCTACCAGCTTACCTGTGAACGACAGGTGTTTATTGCCCGCAAGCGCATCAGTATTTCGAACGAGGAGGATTTGAAACGCGAAATCGAAATATCCAAATCGAAATGGGAACGAAACCATCAGCTACAGTTCAATACGCGGGCTGAGATGGTTGCGGTAGATGGTGCGATCGAGCTACGCGTACCGATCGATCAACCGAAGAATGGTCCATTCCGACTGTTTATCGATACCTGCTTCCTTGTGCACATTCGCAAATGTCTCCGAGGGTACTTTATGGTGATGTTGGCaaaggcaaaggaaaaagCTCGCCAGTCAAAGCAGGAGCTGGCAACGGTTCATGGGCATGGTATGGATGGAACAGTGGATAAGAAAGCTCCTGTACAAGTACTGCCAGCACAACCGAATGATGGGATGGGTAACATGGAGTTAAGCAATAGTATAAGAGAACAAGCGGACAGGTCACCGGCGCTAGAGGCCAGTATGGGACAGCCAATGAGTATAGACAGGGAAACTAATAATACGGGTACGACGGTTGTAAGATCCACCAATGAGAGCTAA
- the LOC128714882 gene encoding snurportin-1, translating into MSDTDEPASKFIDQYKNYGRTDATLQEERRQRLLDKQKRCRELELDAGRVGLLEELETEQHAYESMDCQQNQTKRPQKNKTRIITSKLFANKVQQSEWMHERPDDLEQWLVRPCPVGQRCLLVFRQRLAIAFNKRGRSIASIRTKRPLRDAIVLDCILAKDRTFYILDALVLAQIDLVSCDCQFRFAWIESKFYDHSLGELFDTETANGKEGFRLSLLPLYDLAQQGAMEACWAHYPAFPDTTPKLDGYLFYHKEAHYMYGKTPLVVWLFAFMLNDVLKLPAGLVNDQYLSDKPARYTSNYAEYIAEFDRMQAKRKHKPRVKKTTQTMDTTGESVDDQTDTTLWEAMEAAPLDSDDEDLRPKEENTMRQLEME; encoded by the coding sequence ATGTCCGATACAGACGAACCGGCTTCGAAATTCATTGACCAGTACAAAAACTATGGACGGACTGACGCCACCCTGCAGGAGGAACGACGACAACGTTTGCTCGACAAACAGAAACGATGCCGCGAGCTGGAACTGGATGCCGGGCGGGTCGGTTTGCTCGAAGAGCTCGAAACGGAACAGCATGCATACGAATCAATGGATTGCCAACAGAACCAAACGAAACGgccgcaaaaaaacaaaacccgcatCATCACATCGAAGCTGTTCGCCAACAAGGTGCAACAGTCGGAATGGATGCACGAGCGGCCGGATGATCTTGAGCAATGGCTCGTCCGCCCCTGTCCCGTAGGGCAACGGTGTTTGTTAGTGTTTCGCCAAAGGCTAGCGATCGCGTTCAATAAGCGGGGTCGCTCGATTGCTTCGATCCGTACGAAACGGCCGCTGCGTGATGCGATCGTGCTGGATTGCATCCTGGCGAAAGATCGCACATTTTACATACTTGACGCACTCGTGCTCGCACAGATAGATCTAGTTAGCTGTGATTGTCAGTTTCGTTTCGCGTGGATCGAGTCAAAATTTTACGACCACAGTCTTGGCGAACTGTTCGATACGGAAACGGCGAACGGGAAGGAAGGTTTCCGGTTAAGTTTACTACCTTTGTACGATCTAGCTCAACAAGGCGCGATGGAAGCCTGTTGGGCGCACTATCCTGCCTTTCCTGATACCACACCGAAGCTGGATGGGTACTTGTTTTACCACAAAGAGGCACACTACATGTATGGGAAAACACCTCTGGTTGTATGGTTGTTTGCGTTCATGCTAAACGATGTACTGAAACTTCCGGCGGGACTAGTAAATGACCAGTATCTGTCCGATAAACCGGCCCGGTACACCAGCAACTATGCGGAATACATCGCCGAGTTCGATCGTATGCAGgcaaaacgaaagcataaACCACGCGTGAAAAAAACGACCCAAACGATGGACACGACGGGTGAATCGGTGGACGATCAAACCGATACAACACTGTGGGAAGCCATGGAAGCAGCTCCACTCGATTCGGATGATGAAGATCTGCGCCCGAAGGAAGAGAATACCATGCGGCAGCtcgaaatggaataa
- the LOC128714508 gene encoding deoxynucleotidyltransferase terminal-interacting protein 1 produces the protein MVIQRVWRSSAASSSLNVPSASAAATVVTSAISSAGSSVAATVATSASETSSTNSSSVLVNATEPEANAGLQSGMRQKLKNTLSGEATLEALKQRYGTGRSFVSQTANDAAIKSLELLRANIQCYFDKEVDAIVKKFHQTYFVPAIRNIKENLGDGAISDEALKSVFCSLLENTKAQYASQLSSPAGNSLSRANTPGMELSDSDSSTDNAPATGTATSLLHQALKRKLPEPNQPDLFKRQYFLHGPIFPHAQYQSLTPSQTISGSGSNLVAGAVASRTTPVSFPTTVITPESLFILDFKAARALGISDFRDRLANKHPEVLRYCPDTQDRDWLLQQKQVTPLNKNGRFFLLALDDVKKLIERNAFEHAAPGRSGDLHGFKVTEMIYAKIQKLLKELTERQRATDGFESPKVPVAVAARPPRISSLSSSHATLTALLSTPHSQTSSEPVSSSSTVANLEGVELKRS, from the exons ATGGTAATACAGCGTGTTTGGCGTAGTTCGGCTGCTTCTTCGTCGCTCAATGTACCATCAGCGTCAGCTGCTGCGACGGTGGTCACTTCCGCCATTTCCTCGGCGGGATCGTCCGTGGCAGCAACAGTTGCAACAAGTGCCTCAGAAACTTCGtcaacaaacagcagcagtgtGTTGGTGAACGCTACCGAACCGGAAGCCAACGCTGGGTTGCAGTCGGGCATGAGACAG AAGCTGAAAAATACTCTTTCCGGCGAGGCCACGCTGGAAGCGTTGAAGCAACGTTACGGTACGGGTCGTTCGTTTGTAAGCCAAACAGCGAACGATGCGGCCATCAAGTCGCTGGAGCTGCTGCGTGCCAACATCCAGTGCTACTTCGACAAGGAGGTGGATGCGATTGTGAAGAAGTTCCATCAAACGTACTTCGTGCCAGCGATTCGAAACATTAAGGAAAATCTTGGCGATGGCGCTATTTCCGACGAGGCACTGAAGAGTGTGTTCTGTTCGCTGCTAGAAAACACCAAAGCACAGTACGCAAGCCAACTATCGTCACCGGCAGGCAACTCACTGTCCCGTGCCAACACTCCCGGCATGGAGCTGAGTGATTCCGATTCCAGCACTGATAATGCACCGGCCACGGGAACAGCTACTAGTCTGCTGCACCAAGCGTTGAAACGGAAGCTTCCCGAACCGAACCAGCCGGATTTGTTTAAGCGGCAGTACTTCTTGCACGGTCCCATCTTCCCGCACGCCCAGTATCAGAGTTTAACCCCATCCCAAACGATCAGCGGTTCCGGATCGAACCTGGTGGCCGGTGCTGTTGCATCACGAACGACGCCCGTGTCCTTTCCAACCACCGTCATCACCCCGGAAAGCTTGTTCATACTCGACTTTAAGGCAGCCCGTGCGCTGGGTATTTCCGACTTCCGCGATCGTCTGGCCAACAAACATCCCGAGGTGCTACGCTACTGTCCCGACACGCAGGACCGGGATTGGTTGTTGCAACAGAAACAGGTCACGCCGCTGAACAAAAACGGACGGTTCTTCCTACTAGCTCTGGACGATGTGAAAAAACTTATCGAACGAAATGCGTTTGAGCACGCGGCACCTGGTAGGTCCGGTGACCTCCATGGCTTTAAGGTGACGGAGATGATTTATGCGAAAATACAGAAGCTGTTAAAAGAACTTACCGAACGGCAACGGGCAACGGATGGGTTCGAATCACCGAAGGTACCCGTAGCGGTGGCTGCAAGGCCTCCACGCATCTCTTCGCTCAGTTCCTCGCATGCGACGCTGACGGCACTATTGTCGACGCCCCACTCGCAGACATCCAGTGAGCCCGTGAGTAGTTCCTCTACGGTGGCCAACCTGGAGGGTGTCGAGTTGAAGCGTAGTTAA